From a single Balneolales bacterium ANBcel1 genomic region:
- the serS gene encoding serine--tRNA ligase: MLDIQRIRKHPDEVKQAMKAKGETETEVVDLVIEADEKWRVTVHELDLLRKESNARAKEIGTLMGQGKKEEAQEVIRQTGEMKQKIKELETREREQLALRDEMLLKIPNAAHESVPVTTDESGNQTVHTWGTPAGMGEDGSAAAPDGFKPHWELVAAGGWIDFERGSKVTAAGFPFYSGPVARLQRGLIQFFIDKAVDKGYLELMAPYFVNEDSARGTGQIPDKEDMMYVVPRDGYFIIPTAEVPVTNYHRGEVLNAASLPLKYVCYTPCWRREAGSYGSDVRGLNRLHQFDKVELVKLVTPESSYNELESLRRDAEELLEALELPYRTLLMGTADMGFTQSKKYDLEVWSPGQQRWLEVSSCSNFEDYQARRMKIRHKNESGNIEILHTLNGSGLALPRVMAAFLETHQQQDGSLAIPEALQPWLRADKLAL; the protein is encoded by the coding sequence ATGCTTGATATCCAACGTATCCGAAAGCACCCTGATGAGGTGAAACAGGCCATGAAGGCCAAAGGCGAAACCGAAACCGAAGTAGTGGACCTTGTCATTGAGGCCGACGAGAAGTGGCGCGTCACGGTTCATGAACTGGACCTGCTCCGCAAGGAGAGCAACGCCAGGGCCAAAGAGATCGGCACGCTTATGGGTCAGGGTAAAAAGGAGGAAGCGCAGGAAGTGATTCGTCAGACCGGTGAGATGAAGCAGAAGATCAAGGAGCTGGAGACCCGGGAGCGGGAGCAGCTTGCACTGCGTGATGAAATGCTGCTGAAGATACCGAATGCCGCACATGAGTCGGTGCCGGTGACCACCGACGAGTCGGGCAACCAGACCGTGCACACCTGGGGCACACCGGCAGGAATGGGCGAGGATGGCAGTGCCGCCGCGCCCGATGGCTTTAAACCGCACTGGGAGCTGGTGGCTGCCGGCGGGTGGATTGATTTTGAACGGGGCTCCAAGGTTACCGCCGCCGGTTTTCCGTTCTATTCGGGTCCGGTGGCCCGTCTGCAGCGCGGACTCATTCAGTTTTTTATCGACAAGGCCGTCGACAAGGGGTATCTGGAGCTGATGGCGCCCTATTTCGTGAATGAGGATTCCGCCCGCGGAACCGGACAGATCCCCGACAAGGAAGATATGATGTATGTGGTGCCCCGCGACGGCTATTTCATCATCCCGACCGCCGAGGTACCGGTTACCAACTACCACCGTGGCGAGGTGCTGAATGCGGCATCCCTGCCGCTGAAGTACGTCTGCTACACACCGTGCTGGCGCCGGGAGGCGGGGTCGTACGGCAGCGATGTGCGCGGACTGAACCGGCTCCACCAGTTCGACAAGGTGGAACTGGTCAAGCTGGTAACGCCCGAATCGTCCTACAACGAACTTGAGTCGCTGCGCCGCGATGCCGAAGAGCTTCTGGAGGCGCTGGAGCTTCCCTACCGCACTCTGCTGATGGGAACCGCCGACATGGGATTCACCCAGAGCAAGAAATACGACCTGGAGGTCTGGAGTCCCGGACAGCAGCGCTGGCTGGAAGTGAGCTCGTGTTCCAATTTCGAGGACTATCAGGCGCGCCGCATGAAAATCCGCCATAAAAACGAATCGGGCAATATCGAAATCCTGCATACCCTGAACGGGAGCGGACTCGCGCTGCCCAGGGTGATGGCCGCCTTTCTGGAAACTCATCAGCAGCAGGATGGTTCGCTGGCCATTCCCGAAGCGCTGCAGCCCTGGCTGCGTGCTGACAAGCTGGCGTTGTGA
- the dprA gene encoding DNA-processing protein DprA: METERPDRLPHIRALLALSMIPSLGAAKIGRLARAFSPLSSVFSMDRKALTSVPGIGGSIAGAIRAFRQWGRVDAVLEQAEQQGIELLVPQDPDFPALLREIPDPPLMLWVRGALEALNRPGLAVVGTRNPSTSGREATVRFTRELLEAGDLAIISGLARGVDTLAHRTALEQQGCTVAVLGSGVNRIYPADNTRLAHKIIEGGGAVVSEYPPGSKPDAHHFPVRNRIVSGMALGVLVTETGPRGGSRITIDKALDQGREVFIVPHDIRRPSGYGCNVFIQRGWGKLVTCAADILEELPGYTGHTAGPLPDDAAGSGGNHPAFGSKSIMRTRITGPEAWHRAAGGMGERLCRELDGRERQIDELAAALNRPAPALLSVLLELELAGLVAQKPGKKFTAA; encoded by the coding sequence ATGGAAACCGAACGCCCTGACCGTCTGCCACACATTCGGGCACTGCTGGCCCTGTCGATGATTCCCTCCCTGGGCGCGGCCAAGATCGGCCGGCTGGCCCGTGCTTTTTCGCCCCTCTCATCGGTGTTCTCCATGGATCGCAAGGCGCTTACCTCGGTGCCCGGTATCGGCGGATCAATCGCCGGGGCCATCCGGGCGTTCCGGCAGTGGGGCCGCGTGGACGCGGTGCTGGAACAGGCGGAACAACAGGGCATTGAGCTGCTTGTCCCGCAGGATCCCGACTTCCCCGCGCTGCTCCGCGAGATCCCCGATCCGCCGCTGATGCTCTGGGTGAGGGGAGCCCTGGAAGCGCTGAACAGGCCGGGCCTGGCGGTTGTCGGCACAAGAAATCCGTCCACCTCCGGACGCGAAGCAACCGTCCGGTTTACCCGCGAACTGCTTGAAGCGGGCGATCTGGCCATCATCAGCGGACTGGCACGCGGTGTCGACACCCTCGCGCACCGTACCGCCCTGGAACAACAGGGATGCACCGTAGCGGTTTTGGGATCCGGAGTGAACCGTATCTATCCGGCCGATAACACCCGCCTGGCGCACAAAATCATTGAAGGAGGCGGGGCGGTTGTGAGTGAATATCCGCCGGGAAGCAAGCCCGACGCCCATCACTTTCCGGTTCGTAACCGGATCGTCAGCGGGATGGCCCTTGGAGTGCTGGTCACCGAAACCGGTCCGCGGGGCGGAAGCCGCATCACCATCGACAAGGCGCTCGACCAGGGCCGGGAGGTGTTCATTGTGCCGCATGACATACGACGGCCGTCGGGGTACGGCTGCAATGTGTTCATTCAGCGGGGATGGGGAAAGCTGGTAACCTGTGCCGCGGACATCCTTGAGGAGCTGCCGGGATACACCGGGCACACGGCCGGGCCTTTGCCGGATGATGCCGCGGGATCCGGCGGGAACCACCCTGCATTTGGTTCAAAATCCATCATGCGTACCCGTATCACGGGACCGGAGGCATGGCATCGGGCGGCCGGGGGGATGGGAGAGCGCCTCTGCCGGGAACTGGACGGCCGGGAACGGCAGATAGACGAACTGGCGGCTGCGCTGAACAGGCCGGCACCGGCACTGTTGTCGGTTTTGCTGGAACTGGAGCTGGCGGGACTCGTGGCCCAGAAGCCGGGTAAAAAATTTACAGCCGCCTGA
- a CDS encoding class I fructose-bisphosphate aldolase — protein MSIGVKKVQELLGAEADSLLNHECKTISKDQLHLPSGDFVDTIWTHSDRNNRVLANLQRLFDNGRLGGTGYVSILPVDQGIEHSGGASFAKNPAYFDPENIVKLAYEGGCNAVASTYGVLGAVSRKYAHKIPFVVKINHNELMTYPNTFDQIMFGTIDEAYNMGAAAIGATIYFGSDESARQIVEVAEAFSYAHELGMATILWCYTRNNAFKVDGKDYHVAADLTGQANHLGVTIEADIIKQKLPELNGGFKALNAGDSSYGKLDEKMYTELSSDNPIDMTRYQVANCYMGRAGLINSGGASSGESDLADAVKTAIINKRAGGMGLISGRKAFQRPMKEGVGLLNAIQDVYLDKDITIA, from the coding sequence ATGTCAATTGGAGTAAAAAAAGTGCAGGAACTGCTTGGCGCCGAAGCCGACAGCCTGCTGAACCACGAGTGTAAAACCATTTCCAAAGACCAGCTGCACCTTCCCTCGGGAGATTTTGTCGATACGATTTGGACCCACTCGGACCGCAACAACCGTGTACTGGCCAACCTTCAGCGCCTGTTTGACAACGGCCGCCTCGGCGGAACCGGCTATGTTTCCATTCTTCCGGTCGATCAGGGTATCGAGCACTCCGGCGGCGCATCTTTCGCCAAGAACCCGGCCTACTTCGATCCCGAGAACATTGTAAAACTCGCTTACGAAGGCGGATGCAACGCCGTAGCCTCCACCTATGGTGTGCTTGGCGCGGTTTCCCGCAAATACGCCCACAAAATTCCTTTCGTGGTAAAAATCAACCACAACGAGCTGATGACCTATCCGAACACCTTCGACCAGATCATGTTCGGCACCATCGACGAAGCGTACAATATGGGTGCCGCCGCCATCGGCGCAACCATCTACTTCGGATCCGATGAGTCAGCCCGACAGATTGTGGAAGTAGCCGAGGCGTTTTCCTACGCGCACGAGCTGGGCATGGCAACCATCCTGTGGTGCTACACCCGGAACAACGCCTTCAAGGTAGACGGCAAGGACTACCACGTGGCTGCCGACCTCACCGGTCAGGCCAACCACCTCGGCGTAACCATCGAGGCCGACATCATCAAACAAAAGCTTCCCGAACTGAACGGCGGTTTCAAGGCGCTTAACGCCGGCGACTCCTCCTACGGAAAGCTTGATGAAAAAATGTACACCGAACTTTCCAGCGACAACCCGATCGACATGACCCGCTACCAGGTAGCCAATTGCTACATGGGCCGCGCCGGTCTGATCAACTCCGGCGGCGCTTCCTCCGGCGAGAGCGATCTGGCAGATGCCGTCAAGACCGCCATCATCAACAAGCGTGCCGGCGGAATGGGACTCATCAGCGGCCGGAAAGCGTTCCAGCGTCCGATGAAAGAAGGTGTTGGCCTGCTCAACGCCATCCAGGATGTCTATCTCGACAAAGACATCACCATCGCCTGA
- a CDS encoding RNA polymerase sigma-54 factor produces MIRPSQSIRQTQSLQQRLSPQQIQYIKLLQLPTLMLEQRVKQELETNPVLEMEDEFDEQTGEEQTDHSEQAEGADTSEEESSGDTGDEDVAAVDENDEIDWDSFFADDDQEYVPAYNREQEDWRDLPKPYRTSFTEQLERQVELLNLDERQQKVADQIIGSIDSDGYLRRDLDAIIDAVAFNDGELVTGAEAEQVLHQIQRLDPPGVAARSLQECLMIQLQVMETSHPSRKWAMEILEKAWPLFEKKHYDKIRRKLNLTETQLREANQVILLLDPKPGESDEYLNPDQFIVPDFEVYFEEALDGSDTEAGEFVIRLNNRNMPNIRISRHYKEMWDAMGGPRRRGGEPGNGGRGTRAGEVPGSGEQDRRDHPQKSGHPAAGTPRDAGGRETNGEYESRESKEAREAKEARQFIRDKMESARWFIDSIQQRRNTLMSVMRTIVALQEEFFRTGKGIRPMILKDVAERIQMDISTVSRVVNGKYVQTPFGVYELKYFFTEGLETDTGESVSNREIKNILLELVTKEEKSRPLSDQALAEALERKGYPVARRTISKYREQLNIPVARLRKDLG; encoded by the coding sequence ATGATACGCCCTTCACAATCCATACGACAAACGCAATCGTTGCAGCAGCGCCTGTCGCCGCAGCAGATTCAGTATATCAAGCTGCTGCAGCTGCCCACGCTGATGCTCGAGCAGCGGGTCAAGCAGGAGCTGGAGACCAACCCGGTCCTCGAAATGGAGGACGAATTTGACGAGCAGACCGGCGAGGAGCAGACCGATCATTCTGAGCAGGCCGAAGGTGCGGACACCAGCGAAGAGGAGAGCTCCGGGGATACCGGCGACGAGGACGTCGCGGCGGTTGATGAAAACGATGAGATCGACTGGGATTCTTTTTTCGCCGATGACGACCAGGAATACGTGCCCGCTTACAACAGGGAGCAGGAGGACTGGCGGGATCTCCCCAAACCCTACCGCACCAGTTTTACCGAGCAGCTGGAACGGCAGGTGGAACTGCTCAACCTGGACGAGCGGCAGCAGAAAGTTGCCGATCAGATCATCGGATCCATCGACTCGGACGGATACCTGCGCCGTGACCTCGACGCGATCATCGACGCGGTGGCGTTTAACGACGGGGAGCTGGTTACCGGTGCCGAAGCCGAACAGGTGCTTCATCAGATTCAGCGGCTCGATCCTCCCGGAGTGGCCGCGAGAAGCCTCCAGGAGTGCCTGATGATTCAGCTGCAGGTTATGGAGACTTCCCACCCCAGCCGGAAATGGGCCATGGAGATCCTGGAAAAAGCCTGGCCACTGTTTGAGAAAAAGCACTATGACAAAATCCGGCGCAAGCTGAACCTGACAGAAACGCAGTTGCGGGAAGCCAACCAGGTGATTCTGCTGCTCGATCCCAAGCCGGGCGAATCGGACGAATACCTCAATCCCGATCAGTTTATCGTACCCGATTTTGAGGTTTACTTCGAAGAGGCCCTGGATGGATCCGATACCGAGGCCGGTGAGTTTGTCATCCGTCTGAACAACCGGAACATGCCCAATATCCGCATTTCGCGTCATTACAAAGAGATGTGGGACGCCATGGGCGGTCCGCGCAGGCGGGGTGGCGAGCCCGGCAATGGCGGACGGGGCACCCGTGCGGGCGAAGTTCCGGGAAGCGGTGAGCAGGATCGAAGAGATCATCCACAGAAAAGCGGACACCCGGCAGCCGGAACACCACGGGACGCCGGTGGAAGGGAGACAAACGGCGAATACGAGTCGAGGGAGAGCAAGGAGGCGCGTGAGGCCAAGGAGGCGCGGCAGTTCATACGTGACAAGATGGAGTCGGCCCGGTGGTTTATCGATTCCATCCAGCAGCGGCGGAACACGTTGATGTCGGTGATGCGCACCATCGTCGCTCTGCAGGAGGAGTTCTTCCGGACCGGCAAGGGCATCCGTCCGATGATTCTGAAAGATGTCGCCGAACGGATTCAGATGGATATCTCGACCGTATCAAGGGTGGTCAACGGAAAGTATGTGCAGACGCCGTTCGGGGTGTATGAGTTGAAATACTTCTTCACCGAGGGGCTGGAGACCGATACCGGGGAGTCCGTGTCCAACCGGGAGATCAAGAACATATTGCTGGAACTGGTCACCAAAGAGGAAAAATCGCGGCCCCTGAGCGATCAGGCGCTGGCCGAGGCTCTTGAGCGGAAGGGGTATCCCGTGGCCCGACGGACCATCAGCAAGTACCGGGAGCAGCTCAATATTCCGGTGGCACGCCTCCGCAAAGACCTCGGATGA
- a CDS encoding Lrp/AsnC family transcriptional regulator, with translation MHHLDATDIAILKHLQQNGRAQRNRLAKIVNLSVPSVSERMRKLEEKKLIDGYHAVLNPQKFNFDIVAFIFVEVDNSSYHTPFVDKVIEEPEVQECHSITGDGSHILKIATRNTVSLEKLLSRIQSWEGVKKTRSNIVLSSFKQTREIPIDNEY, from the coding sequence ATGCATCATCTCGACGCCACAGATATCGCCATTTTAAAGCACCTGCAGCAGAACGGCCGCGCCCAGCGCAACCGGCTGGCAAAAATCGTCAACCTCTCGGTTCCATCCGTATCCGAACGGATGCGCAAACTGGAGGAGAAAAAACTGATTGACGGATACCACGCCGTATTGAATCCACAGAAATTCAATTTCGACATCGTCGCTTTTATTTTTGTGGAGGTGGACAATTCCAGCTATCACACGCCGTTTGTCGACAAGGTGATCGAGGAGCCCGAAGTACAAGAGTGCCATTCGATTACAGGTGACGGATCTCACATCCTGAAGATCGCCACGCGCAATACCGTTTCGCTTGAAAAGCTGCTCTCGCGGATACAATCGTGGGAAGGAGTCAAGAAAACCCGTTCCAACATCGTGCTTTCCTCGTTCAAGCAGACGCGTGAAATCCCGATCGATAACGAATACTGA
- a CDS encoding DUF3109 family protein has protein sequence MFQVQHTIISDDVATFRFACDLLRCKGACCVVGDAGAPVTQNEIPVLNKAWRTLRDEMRPRARQVVDVHGLIRNRNRDPELNCTDGAECVFVTYDSNDVAVCGIQKAWQEGRFNWMKPLSCHLFPVRVMKVGNREYLNMEYVPSICSPACDRGAAKGIYLADFLKDALVRAYGEAWYEEFRVACEEVRQRIGVAV, from the coding sequence ATGTTCCAGGTGCAGCATACCATTATTTCCGATGATGTCGCCACATTCCGCTTCGCATGCGATCTGCTGCGTTGCAAGGGGGCATGCTGTGTTGTGGGCGATGCCGGCGCCCCGGTTACGCAAAATGAAATTCCGGTACTGAACAAGGCCTGGCGGACCCTCCGCGACGAAATGCGGCCCAGGGCCCGGCAAGTGGTCGATGTCCATGGCCTCATACGCAACCGTAACCGCGATCCCGAGCTCAACTGCACCGACGGGGCGGAGTGCGTATTTGTGACCTATGACTCCAACGATGTCGCCGTATGCGGCATTCAGAAGGCCTGGCAGGAAGGGCGTTTCAACTGGATGAAACCGCTCAGCTGTCATCTGTTCCCGGTGCGCGTCATGAAAGTCGGCAACCGCGAATATTTGAATATGGAGTATGTCCCCTCCATCTGCAGTCCCGCCTGCGATCGCGGCGCCGCGAAAGGCATTTACCTGGCGGATTTTTTGAAGGACGCCCTTGTCCGCGCTTACGGTGAAGCCTGGTACGAAGAATTTCGGGTCGCGTGCGAAGAGGTGCGTCAACGAATCGGAGTAGCCGTATGA
- the dusB gene encoding tRNA dihydrouridine synthase DusB yields the protein MKPGTPSDNRIPATRPAVEAPVLKPGSRCVVLAPMEDVSDSPFRLMCRQQGADMVYTEFISSEAIIRENEASRHKMGFEEAERPIGIQIFGGREEAMHGAAKVAEAGNPDVVDINFGCPVYKVVKKNAGSACLRDLGMMERMAGTVVDATRLPVTVKTRLGWDEKTIRISEVALMLQSVGVKALTVHARTRSQGYKGEAQWDYFRMLKETPGLHIPVIANGDITEPEHARYLFEETGVDGIMVGRAAIGNPWIFRDIKHYLETGKQLPAPTIEERLRMCAEQLRASVDHHGERYGVIMMKKHYGNYIKGIRNGKHLRMEIMEKDRMEDILELLLNFREPAGTAVAV from the coding sequence GTGAAACCAGGAACCCCGTCAGATAACCGCATCCCTGCGACCCGCCCCGCGGTGGAGGCGCCCGTCCTGAAACCGGGCAGCCGGTGCGTTGTGCTGGCCCCGATGGAGGATGTCAGCGACTCCCCGTTCCGCCTGATGTGCCGGCAGCAGGGCGCCGACATGGTGTACACCGAGTTCATCAGCTCGGAAGCGATCATCCGCGAGAACGAAGCCTCCAGACACAAAATGGGTTTTGAGGAGGCGGAACGTCCCATCGGCATCCAGATTTTCGGTGGACGGGAAGAGGCCATGCACGGAGCGGCGAAGGTGGCCGAGGCCGGCAACCCGGATGTGGTGGATATCAACTTCGGATGCCCGGTCTACAAGGTGGTGAAGAAAAACGCCGGTTCGGCCTGTTTGCGTGACCTTGGCATGATGGAACGGATGGCCGGCACCGTGGTAGACGCGACCCGCCTGCCGGTGACCGTCAAAACCCGCCTGGGTTGGGACGAAAAGACCATCCGCATCTCCGAAGTGGCCCTGATGCTTCAATCGGTGGGCGTGAAGGCGCTTACGGTCCATGCCCGCACCCGAAGCCAGGGCTACAAGGGCGAAGCGCAATGGGACTATTTCCGGATGCTCAAAGAGACCCCCGGCCTGCACATTCCCGTCATCGCCAACGGCGACATCACCGAGCCCGAACATGCCCGGTACCTATTTGAGGAGACCGGCGTCGACGGCATCATGGTCGGCCGGGCAGCCATCGGCAACCCCTGGATTTTCCGCGACATCAAACATTATCTGGAAACCGGCAAGCAGCTCCCCGCCCCCACCATTGAAGAGCGGCTGCGGATGTGCGCCGAACAGCTTCGCGCCTCAGTAGACCATCACGGCGAGCGCTACGGCGTCATCATGATGAAAAAGCATTACGGCAACTACATCAAGGGTATCCGCAACGGCAAACACCTGCGCATGGAGATCATGGAGAAGGACCGTATGGAGGATATTCTTGAGCTGCTCCTCAACTTCAGGGAACCCGCCGGCACTGCGGTCGCCGTGTGA